In a single window of the Streptomyces cinnabarinus genome:
- a CDS encoding IS4 family transposase yields the protein MPFELVDTVLAETRAVQRRLRDLPSRVGVYFLLAMCLFPEVGYRLVWDKLTVGLSGMPVVHPSAKALRDLRRRIGSAPMRALFEVLAGLLARPTTPGVRFGLYRMVSFDGCSSLRVPDSERNRAWLGRTSHHGYRTLELMTLIETGTRALVGAVFGPTAEGETSYASRLLHLLRPDMLDKGFDSNTFLAAVTDTGAQVLGRLCSNRRTPVLTLLVDGSYLSVIGTVKVRVIDAQIAVTCVDGTSFTGSYRLVTTLTDARRYPATALVGLYHQRWEHESAYYALRHTIMNGRNLRSGDPAGIEQEMWSLLTLYQALRTVMVDAAESVPGTDPDRCCFSIALHTARDQVLQATGIIPADTDRDMLLGTLGRRILTSLLPPRRQRVSTRKVIPLQRAA from the coding sequence GTGCCGTTCGAGCTCGTGGACACGGTCCTTGCGGAGACGAGGGCGGTACAGCGACGGCTGCGCGATCTGCCGTCGCGGGTCGGGGTCTACTTCCTGCTGGCGATGTGCCTGTTCCCTGAGGTCGGCTACCGGCTGGTCTGGGACAAGCTGACCGTGGGCCTGTCCGGGATGCCGGTGGTCCATCCGTCGGCGAAGGCGTTGCGTGACCTGCGCCGACGGATCGGCAGCGCGCCGATGCGGGCGTTGTTCGAGGTACTTGCCGGGCTGCTGGCCCGGCCGACGACACCAGGGGTGCGGTTCGGCCTTTACCGGATGGTGTCGTTCGACGGCTGCAGTTCGCTGAGGGTCCCCGATTCCGAGCGGAACCGGGCCTGGCTGGGCAGGACTTCGCATCATGGCTATCGGACGCTGGAGTTGATGACTTTGATCGAGACCGGCACCCGGGCCCTGGTCGGCGCGGTGTTCGGTCCCACCGCCGAGGGCGAAACGAGTTACGCCAGCCGACTGCTGCACCTGCTGCGGCCGGACATGTTGGACAAAGGTTTCGACAGCAACACCTTCCTCGCTGCGGTCACCGACACCGGCGCCCAGGTCCTGGGCCGGCTCTGCAGCAACCGGCGCACGCCGGTCCTCACCCTCCTCGTCGACGGCTCCTACCTGTCGGTGATCGGCACTGTGAAGGTTCGGGTCATCGACGCACAGATCGCTGTGACCTGCGTGGACGGCACGTCCTTCACCGGGTCCTACCGGCTGGTCACGACCTTGACCGACGCCCGCCGTTACCCTGCCACCGCGCTGGTGGGCCTCTATCACCAGCGCTGGGAACATGAATCGGCGTACTACGCGCTCCGCCACACGATCATGAACGGGCGCAACCTGCGCTCGGGCGACCCGGCAGGCATCGAGCAGGAGATGTGGTCCCTGCTCACCCTCTACCAGGCCCTGCGCACCGTGATGGTCGACGCCGCCGAGTCCGTCCCTGGCACCGACCCGGACCGCTGCTGTTTCAGCATCGCGCTCCACACCGCCCGCGACCAGGTGCTCCAGGCCACCGGCATCATCCCCGCGGACACCGACCGGGACATGCTCCTCGGGACGCTCGGCCGTCGGATCCTCACTAGCCTGCTCCCGCCCCGCCGGCAGCGGGTCAGCACCCGCAAGGTCATCCCGCTACAGCGAGCGGCGTGA
- a CDS encoding helix-turn-helix domain-containing protein yields MNNDPAALGQALRHWRDRTSPNDVGLPQGGVRRAPGLRREELAQLAGLSVDYVVRLERGRATSPSPQVLASLSRALRLSELERDHLYLLAGQAPPTAGHISPHIPPSVQRLIDQLRNTPISVHDAAWNLISWNPLWAALIGDPSAWRGKERNIAWRHFTGLPSRVTHTPEQEARLETALVSDLRSSAARYPQDTALRSLIIQLRRASDRFDELWDAHAVGFHTTDSKAVHHPDVGIVTVDCDTLTVPGNDLRIVTCSAAPDTAASDQLELLATIGTQVST; encoded by the coding sequence GTGAACAACGATCCCGCGGCCCTCGGCCAAGCACTGCGCCACTGGCGCGACCGGACCAGTCCCAACGACGTTGGACTCCCCCAGGGCGGCGTCCGACGCGCCCCCGGCCTGCGGCGGGAGGAACTGGCTCAGCTCGCCGGCCTCTCCGTCGACTACGTCGTCCGCCTGGAACGAGGACGCGCCACCTCACCCTCGCCGCAAGTGCTCGCCTCGCTCTCCCGTGCCCTGCGACTGTCGGAGCTCGAACGCGACCACCTCTACCTGCTCGCCGGGCAGGCACCACCGACCGCAGGGCACATCTCCCCGCACATCCCGCCCAGCGTCCAGCGGCTGATCGATCAGCTGCGCAACACCCCCATCAGCGTCCACGACGCCGCCTGGAACCTTATCTCCTGGAACCCCCTGTGGGCCGCCCTCATCGGTGACCCTTCTGCATGGCGGGGAAAGGAACGCAACATCGCCTGGCGACACTTCACCGGACTGCCCAGCCGTGTCACGCACACCCCCGAGCAGGAAGCCCGCCTCGAGACAGCCCTTGTCTCCGACCTGCGTTCCTCTGCCGCCCGCTACCCCCAGGACACAGCACTGCGCTCGCTGATCATCCAACTGCGACGCGCAAGTGACCGCTTCGACGAGCTGTGGGACGCCCACGCCGTGGGCTTCCACACCACCGACAGCAAAGCCGTTCACCACCCGGACGTCGGAATCGTTACGGTGGACTGCGACACCCTCACCGTCCCCGGGAACGACCTGCGCATCGTCACCTGCTCAGCAGCCCCGGACACCGCCGCATCCGACCAACTCGAGCTGCTGGCAACCATCGGCACCCAGGTCTCGACATAG
- a CDS encoding SDR family NAD(P)-dependent oxidoreductase, whose amino-acid sequence MTVTVITGANKGLGFETARRLIEQGHTVYAGARDPHRGAEAARTLGARPLLIDITDDASVTAAAESVRAEAGHVDVLINNAGIAGPTALAGELTAADLQQVYDTNVFGAVRTTDAFLPLLRASSGPAIVNVSSSLGSLTINADPAAHTDILPAWAPLLAYNSSKAALNMLTVLYAQAYPQITVTTVDPGFTATDLNGHQGTQSVEQGAAVIIAAALSGTDAPTGTFIGASGPVPW is encoded by the coding sequence ATGACAGTCACCGTTATCACCGGAGCGAACAAGGGCCTCGGCTTCGAGACGGCCCGCCGTCTCATCGAGCAGGGCCACACCGTCTATGCCGGCGCACGGGACCCGCACCGCGGGGCCGAGGCCGCCAGGACCCTGGGTGCCCGCCCGCTCCTCATCGACATCACCGACGACGCGTCGGTCACCGCTGCCGCGGAAAGCGTGCGGGCCGAGGCCGGACACGTGGACGTGCTGATCAACAACGCCGGCATCGCCGGCCCGACCGCGCTGGCTGGTGAACTGACCGCCGCCGATCTTCAGCAGGTGTACGACACCAACGTCTTCGGAGCAGTCCGCACCACTGACGCCTTCCTGCCCCTGCTGCGGGCCTCGAGCGGGCCGGCCATCGTCAACGTCAGCAGCAGCCTCGGATCACTGACGATCAACGCCGACCCGGCCGCGCACACCGACATCCTCCCGGCCTGGGCGCCGCTGCTCGCTTACAACTCCTCCAAAGCGGCACTGAACATGCTGACCGTGCTGTATGCGCAGGCCTACCCTCAGATCACCGTCACCACGGTGGACCCCGGTTTCACCGCGACCGACCTCAACGGCCACCAGGGCACGCAGAGCGTCGAACAGGGAGCCGCCGTGATCATCGCCGCCGCCCTGTCGGGCACGGACGCGCCCACCGGCACCTTCATCGGAGCCTCTGGGCCCGTTCCCTGGTGA
- a CDS encoding nuclear transport factor 2 family protein: MNITHHKALETAQAFIAAFEDRDRDAVAALLAPIASFTIPLSIEGTPEPWYVFDSPEQVLGYIASVAAKFDHVAFLDKVWTVSEDARSVFLQANGDILSSAEKLVYNNVYIFRIDVQDGQITTVWEYANPVAYANLGIANSEAEAAAQAR; this comes from the coding sequence ATGAACATCACACACCACAAGGCCCTTGAGACCGCGCAGGCTTTCATCGCTGCTTTCGAGGACCGTGACCGGGATGCGGTCGCCGCGCTCCTCGCACCGATCGCGTCCTTCACCATCCCGCTGTCGATCGAAGGCACGCCCGAGCCCTGGTACGTCTTCGATAGCCCGGAGCAGGTGCTGGGCTACATCGCATCCGTCGCGGCGAAGTTCGACCACGTCGCGTTCCTGGACAAGGTCTGGACGGTCAGCGAGGACGCCCGCTCGGTGTTCCTGCAGGCCAACGGGGACATCCTGTCCAGCGCAGAGAAGCTCGTCTACAACAACGTCTACATCTTCCGCATCGACGTCCAGGACGGGCAGATCACCACCGTGTGGGAGTACGCCAACCCCGTCGCCTACGCCAACCTCGGCATCGCGAACTCCGAAGCCGAAGCGGCCGCCCAAGCCCGCTGA
- a CDS encoding metallophosphoesterase: MHLSDTHLDQAGAPDADGADGTAALRLLLNELAYLDGLDAVIVTGDVADDGSREAYTRADELWSGYAGRRGAEVFYTTGNHDERTAFGEVLGSGPTARGCVCGSGG, translated from the coding sequence TTGCATCTCTCCGACACCCATCTCGATCAGGCCGGAGCTCCGGACGCAGACGGGGCCGACGGCACTGCCGCCTTGCGTCTGTTGCTGAACGAGCTCGCATACCTGGACGGCCTCGACGCGGTGATCGTGACCGGTGATGTTGCGGACGACGGCTCCCGCGAGGCGTACACGCGGGCGGACGAGCTCTGGTCCGGTTATGCCGGCCGTCGGGGAGCGGAGGTCTTCTACACGACGGGTAACCACGACGAGCGCACCGCATTCGGGGAGGTACTCGGAAGTGGGCCAACAGCCCGAGGCTGTGTATGCGGGAGCGGCGGGTGA
- a CDS encoding NACHT domain-containing protein: protein MTGLLGVLTVWAWRGKPRHGSADTGQIAETAQALARMVRRQWEDEAVLRQLFDPAPLPVAWTSCRTEALVDGRTRTDTTLVCHAHDPDELMATFRRATPQRVVVLGPAGSGKTTFAVLLLLALLRSRRPEDPVPVLCPLASFDPSRENTRDWLQRRITEDYPALSDTQRYGTASVVDLLTEHRLVPLLDGLDEVPPPRRAAVLTALNDTMPVNAPLVLTCRTDDYARAVQESTPVANAAVLQPVPLGRSEALAALRLSTVPERRDAWDTLARRLDSIPQAPVAHVLTSPLMATLVRSVYTTGDRDLTELADLRRFPTATALERHLLDALIPTLYERSRRQDPTRHWHPQNAQRYLTFLADELSRQNTLDLAWWKIHTWSTSLVRPWRRAATWLAVALIGQFLANAFVVLLGAPWWVVALGMAHGVAVLPLFLFGSRVPAVSTTPARRTIICASASLIGGLALILTAVPFMPGPGMAVAKDAMASIPFAGLSLWLVVLATGLPGPPELPSHGRPSMAHWRRRLPTALGGVTWVAVSYGLLFASYVEYGHRAAEPRFLTSLRDGLVIGAVLGVALALFRWVRTASAEDHQDTVEATLRTDRLRALLSAAACAVLFVLPDAGIRNKIYFTGGLTDLPIVTAARLLTVGAIGLVLALATCAWPHYLLARCQFAARGQLPWRLQTFLTDAHRLGILRRAGSTYQFRHARLQHHLAESARVPGPRLCAGLSGSGSGSTTSR, encoded by the coding sequence GTGACGGGATTGCTGGGTGTTCTGACGGTGTGGGCATGGCGAGGCAAGCCCCGCCATGGCAGTGCCGACACCGGTCAAATCGCCGAGACGGCACAGGCCCTCGCCCGCATGGTGCGACGCCAGTGGGAGGACGAGGCTGTTCTGCGGCAGCTCTTTGACCCCGCGCCGTTGCCTGTGGCGTGGACCTCCTGCCGTACTGAAGCGCTGGTGGACGGGCGCACCCGGACGGACACCACGCTCGTGTGCCACGCGCATGACCCCGACGAGCTGATGGCGACCTTTCGCAGGGCCACACCTCAGCGCGTCGTGGTGCTGGGACCGGCCGGTTCGGGAAAGACGACGTTCGCCGTCCTGCTTCTCCTGGCCCTGCTGCGATCCCGCAGACCCGAGGATCCGGTACCCGTGCTGTGTCCTTTGGCCTCCTTCGACCCCTCGAGAGAGAACACACGCGACTGGCTGCAGCGCCGCATCACCGAGGACTATCCGGCCCTGAGCGACACACAGCGGTATGGGACCGCTTCCGTCGTGGACCTGCTAACCGAGCACCGCCTCGTGCCCCTGCTCGACGGACTCGACGAAGTGCCCCCGCCACGCCGGGCGGCAGTCCTGACAGCCCTCAACGACACCATGCCGGTCAACGCACCCCTCGTACTGACCTGCCGCACCGACGACTACGCGCGGGCCGTGCAGGAAAGCACCCCTGTGGCGAACGCAGCCGTCCTGCAGCCGGTGCCTCTAGGCCGCAGCGAAGCGCTCGCCGCGTTACGGCTGAGCACTGTCCCGGAGCGCCGCGACGCCTGGGACACTCTGGCCCGACGCCTCGACTCGATCCCGCAAGCACCGGTCGCGCACGTCCTGACCAGCCCGCTGATGGCGACCCTGGTCCGTTCCGTCTACACAACCGGTGACCGTGACCTCACGGAACTGGCCGACCTCCGCCGCTTTCCCACCGCCACAGCCCTCGAACGGCACTTGCTGGACGCGCTGATCCCCACTCTCTATGAGCGCTCCCGACGGCAGGACCCCACCAGGCATTGGCACCCGCAGAACGCGCAGCGCTATCTCACGTTCCTCGCGGACGAGCTGAGCAGACAGAACACACTCGACCTGGCTTGGTGGAAGATCCACACGTGGAGTACGAGTCTCGTCAGACCCTGGCGACGCGCTGCTACCTGGCTGGCAGTCGCCCTGATCGGGCAGTTCCTTGCCAACGCGTTCGTCGTGCTTCTCGGGGCGCCATGGTGGGTCGTAGCGCTCGGCATGGCACACGGTGTCGCCGTGCTGCCCCTGTTCCTCTTCGGCAGCCGAGTGCCCGCAGTGTCGACAACACCAGCTCGGCGAACAATCATCTGCGCGTCCGCGTCGCTGATCGGCGGCCTCGCCCTCATCCTGACAGCCGTGCCCTTCATGCCCGGCCCAGGCATGGCAGTGGCAAAGGACGCCATGGCCTCGATCCCCTTCGCCGGCCTGAGCCTGTGGCTGGTGGTTCTCGCCACTGGCCTGCCGGGCCCACCGGAGCTGCCTAGCCACGGCCGTCCGAGCATGGCTCACTGGAGACGACGCCTGCCCACCGCACTGGGCGGCGTTACCTGGGTCGCTGTCTCCTACGGATTGCTCTTTGCCAGCTACGTGGAATACGGGCATCGCGCCGCAGAGCCGAGATTCCTGACCAGCCTGCGCGACGGGCTGGTGATCGGTGCCGTCCTGGGCGTGGCCCTCGCCTTGTTCCGCTGGGTCCGCACGGCCTCCGCCGAAGACCATCAGGACACCGTCGAAGCAACCCTGCGCACCGACCGACTGCGCGCCCTGCTCAGCGCAGCGGCCTGCGCCGTTCTGTTCGTACTGCCCGACGCCGGCATCAGAAACAAGATCTACTTCACCGGCGGGCTCACCGATCTTCCCATCGTGACTGCCGCGCGGCTTCTCACCGTCGGAGCCATCGGACTGGTACTCGCCCTGGCCACCTGCGCCTGGCCGCACTACCTGCTCGCTCGGTGCCAGTTCGCGGCCCGCGGTCAACTGCCCTGGCGACTACAGACATTCCTCACGGACGCTCATCGCCTCGGCATTTTGCGCAGAGCGGGCTCGACGTATCAGTTCCGCCACGCCCGCCTGCAACATCATCTTGCCGAAAGCGCCCGCGTGCCGGGCCCACGCCTGTGCGCTGGCCTCTCGGGAAGCGGCTCTGGTTCGACGACCTCGCGGTGA
- a CDS encoding transposase has product MRVRDELGEQFSDAEFAQAFGVRGRRGWSPGQLALVTVLQFAENLTDRAAAHRVRFGMDVKYALGMELDDPGFDASVLSEFRARLVEHGLEERALDLLLTTLKDKGLVKAGGRQRTDSTRVLAVRYET; this is encoded by the coding sequence ATGAGGGTCCGTGACGAGCTCGGTGAACAGTTCTCGGACGCCGAGTTCGCCCAGGCATTCGGGGTGCGGGGGCGGCGGGGCTGGTCGCCGGGGCAGTTGGCGCTGGTGACGGTGCTGCAGTTCGCCGAGAACCTCACCGACCGGGCCGCGGCGCATCGGGTGCGGTTCGGGATGGACGTCAAGTACGCGCTGGGTATGGAGCTGGACGATCCAGGGTTCGACGCCTCGGTGTTGTCCGAGTTCCGTGCCCGCCTGGTCGAACACGGCCTGGAGGAGCGGGCGCTGGACCTGCTGCTGACCACGTTGAAGGACAAGGGCCTGGTGAAGGCGGGCGGGCGGCAGCGGACCGACTCCACTCGTGTGCTGGCGGTGCGGTACGAGACCTGA
- a CDS encoding transposase: MESLACAAPDWLAEAVPIRQWTERYGPRIDSWQLPSSQAQRTELALAYGRDGFALLEAAHAADAPLWLRELPAVQVLRAVWLQNYTRTVSETGREVKRRESEDLPPSRLRLTSPYDLDTRYGLKQGSWWTGYKVHISETCDPEEEKENIPADGGTAPGSGSDAAGPLRIITNIATTDATVTDAEMTEPVHHMLAARDLLPAEHDLDSGYPSAELIVGMKQSFGVTLVTPVLLDSSPQARSGAGFSRTAFTIDWDNRQATCPRGHTSTWWSPAVQRGAKAIVVKFDKETCHPCPVRDKCTRARSGGRTLSLRSCDQQQVLDEAHTLQTSQEWRAKYATRAGVEGTIHQAVAVTGMRRARYRGLQKTHLEHAYSAVALNLIRLDAWWNGHLLDRTRCSHLARLDPSLTA, encoded by the coding sequence ATGGAGTCCCTGGCATGCGCGGCGCCCGACTGGCTGGCCGAGGCGGTGCCGATTCGACAATGGACGGAGCGGTACGGGCCGCGGATCGACTCCTGGCAACTGCCGTCGTCCCAGGCCCAGCGCACCGAGCTGGCGCTGGCTTACGGCCGGGACGGCTTCGCGCTCCTCGAAGCGGCGCATGCCGCGGACGCACCGCTGTGGCTGCGGGAACTCCCGGCGGTGCAGGTCCTGCGGGCGGTGTGGCTGCAGAACTACACGCGCACGGTCAGTGAGACGGGGCGGGAGGTGAAGCGACGGGAGAGCGAGGATCTCCCGCCGAGCAGACTGCGACTGACCTCGCCGTATGACCTGGACACGCGCTACGGCCTCAAACAGGGCTCATGGTGGACCGGCTACAAGGTCCACATCAGCGAGACCTGCGACCCCGAGGAAGAGAAAGAGAACATCCCTGCTGACGGCGGGACGGCACCCGGGTCCGGATCGGATGCGGCCGGCCCACTGCGCATCATCACCAACATCGCGACCACCGATGCCACCGTGACCGACGCGGAGATGACCGAACCGGTCCACCACATGCTCGCCGCCCGCGACCTGCTGCCTGCCGAGCACGATCTGGACTCCGGCTACCCGTCAGCCGAGCTGATCGTCGGTATGAAGCAGAGCTTCGGCGTCACCCTGGTCACCCCGGTCCTGCTGGACAGCTCACCCCAGGCCCGCTCCGGCGCCGGGTTCAGCCGCACCGCCTTCACTATCGACTGGGACAACCGACAGGCCACCTGCCCGCGCGGGCACACCAGTACCTGGTGGAGCCCCGCCGTCCAACGCGGCGCCAAAGCGATCGTGGTCAAGTTCGACAAGGAGACCTGTCATCCCTGCCCAGTCCGCGACAAATGCACCCGAGCCAGAAGTGGCGGCCGCACACTCTCCCTGCGCTCCTGCGATCAACAGCAGGTCCTCGATGAGGCCCACACTCTGCAGACCAGTCAGGAATGGCGGGCCAAGTACGCCACCCGCGCTGGCGTCGAGGGCACCATCCACCAGGCCGTCGCCGTCACTGGCATGAGACGCGCCCGCTACCGCGGCCTGCAGAAGACCCATCTGGAACACGCGTACTCGGCGGTCGCGCTCAACCTCATCCGCCTCGACGCCTGGTGGAACGGCCATCTCCTCGACCGAACCCGCTGCAGTCACCTCGCCCGACTCGACCCCTCCCTCACCGCGTGA
- a CDS encoding helix-turn-helix domain-containing protein, giving the protein MEDHTATGIGARPAPVLREYVDSYVGFDLRGLPTGVHCGPPSRALTAVISLSDPLEVAAGVDDGSPVTRFGSVASGLMRRSVAIHHDGRQQGVQVSLTPLGARAIYGMPSAELAHRLVPLDELLGALAVELVDRLRSATTWAARFTALDELLLRAVSRGACGDHVRWVRPEVAEAWRRLVAARGCVQVGAVAAELGWSRRYLTERFRGEVGLSPKTFARVLRFEHAHELAAAQDPLPWGDVATVSGYADQAHLVRDWREFTGRSPTAWRRSEVLLGAG; this is encoded by the coding sequence ATGGAGGACCACACGGCCACCGGGATCGGTGCACGTCCGGCGCCCGTCTTGCGGGAGTACGTCGACTCGTATGTCGGCTTCGACCTCCGCGGGCTCCCGACGGGGGTGCACTGCGGCCCGCCGAGCCGCGCGCTCACTGCGGTGATCAGCCTGTCAGATCCTTTGGAGGTGGCGGCGGGCGTTGACGACGGGTCACCGGTCACCCGATTCGGCAGCGTGGCCAGCGGTCTGATGCGCCGGTCCGTCGCGATTCACCACGACGGACGCCAGCAAGGTGTTCAGGTATCGCTGACACCGCTCGGGGCCCGGGCCATCTACGGCATGCCGTCCGCCGAGCTCGCCCACCGACTGGTCCCACTTGACGAGCTTCTCGGAGCGCTTGCCGTCGAGCTGGTCGACCGGCTCCGATCGGCGACAACGTGGGCGGCGCGGTTCACCGCGCTGGACGAATTGCTCCTCCGAGCTGTCAGCCGTGGCGCCTGCGGCGACCATGTGCGTTGGGTGCGCCCCGAGGTAGCCGAGGCATGGCGCCGCCTCGTCGCCGCGCGGGGTTGCGTCCAGGTTGGTGCGGTCGCCGCGGAACTCGGCTGGAGCCGTCGGTACCTCACAGAGCGGTTTCGCGGTGAGGTGGGCCTGTCGCCGAAGACCTTCGCCCGAGTCTTGCGCTTCGAGCACGCGCACGAACTGGCGGCGGCGCAGGACCCGCTCCCGTGGGGCGATGTGGCAACCGTCTCCGGCTACGCCGACCAGGCCCATCTCGTTCGGGACTGGCGCGAGTTCACGGGCCGATCGCCGACGGCCTGGCGTCGCAGCGAAGTCCTCCTCGGAGCCGGGTAG
- a CDS encoding cupin domain-containing protein, producing MRLVNHERNAMDLRTTPVHLGLGSRATPVEGFTWDPEVLQAYGAAVAADGAEGRMVMIFDGDRLGDHWESHPAGDELVVCLSGSVTVTRDVDGVPDRVLLGPGEATINPAGVWHVVDMEGPTSILAITATLGTDHRPRTDTRPTERVGTPSPEEAP from the coding sequence ATGAGACTCGTCAACCACGAACGCAATGCCATGGACCTGCGGACCACCCCCGTGCACCTCGGACTGGGATCGAGAGCGACACCGGTCGAGGGTTTCACCTGGGACCCGGAGGTGCTCCAGGCTTACGGCGCCGCGGTCGCGGCAGACGGCGCCGAGGGCCGGATGGTGATGATCTTCGACGGCGACAGGCTCGGCGACCACTGGGAGAGCCACCCTGCAGGCGACGAACTGGTCGTTTGCCTCAGCGGGTCCGTGACGGTCACCCGCGACGTGGACGGGGTGCCCGACCGCGTTCTGCTCGGGCCGGGCGAGGCCACCATCAACCCGGCCGGGGTATGGCATGTGGTCGACATGGAGGGGCCGACGTCCATCCTGGCCATCACTGCGACCCTCGGCACCGACCACCGTCCTCGGACCGACACCCGCCCGACCGAACGCGTCGGCACGCCCAGCCCGGAGGAAGCGCCGTGA
- a CDS encoding DUF3869 domain-containing protein, with protein MAVTAAASVAGVVFAATPATAAVTAGATVSIEYGASYYKGTASWSNRSVAVDASFKATGCRRVYVRAFAGSTSLDFKSTSTWCDRSGPADFALAADVVGGSDNIWVYMTDGNQNYLKGQTCYRAGYCIDGLH; from the coding sequence GTGGCCGTGACCGCCGCCGCGTCGGTTGCCGGGGTGGTCTTCGCGGCGACACCCGCGACCGCCGCCGTCACTGCTGGCGCCACCGTCTCGATTGAGTACGGGGCGAGCTACTACAAAGGCACGGCCAGCTGGTCCAACCGGTCGGTCGCAGTCGACGCATCGTTCAAGGCCACCGGGTGTCGGCGGGTCTACGTGCGGGCGTTCGCCGGTAGCACCTCGCTGGACTTCAAGAGCACCAGCACCTGGTGCGATCGATCCGGGCCGGCGGACTTCGCCCTTGCCGCGGACGTCGTCGGTGGGTCCGACAACATCTGGGTCTACATGACCGACGGAAACCAGAACTACCTCAAGGGACAGACCTGCTACCGCGCCGGCTACTGCATCGACGGCCTGCACTAG
- a CDS encoding DUF5937 family protein, with product MAWLKLTAASGRHPVFGDPGPLARASLAHPDVALLADLLPQNGDTYRPDLLTPQPGTDAQRRDLLDEQIAQIEAAAQDDLETQVFTHTRTHWTRPLLATTRRIAESGRMQRHLANGLARFWRDTLAEGWPELRSITHQDIAHRATAIATHGVGRMLGALHPDMDWAGDAITFAKPRDAEIDVTGRDLVLTPSVLNWPDVIIQVDTPGQFVLYYPAQRIGADRDRRSGKIAQVVGNARAALLADLETARSTAELAARTGYTPGTVSYHLSALRRARLVTKVRDGRYVLYQRTAHAAGLLEEARG from the coding sequence ATGGCGTGGCTGAAACTCACCGCCGCCTCGGGACGGCACCCGGTGTTCGGAGATCCCGGACCACTCGCCCGCGCGTCACTTGCCCATCCCGACGTTGCCCTGCTCGCGGATCTGTTGCCGCAAAACGGCGACACCTACAGACCTGACCTGCTCACCCCTCAGCCAGGAACGGACGCACAGCGCCGCGACCTGCTCGACGAGCAGATCGCGCAAATCGAGGCCGCAGCGCAAGACGACCTCGAAACCCAGGTCTTCACCCACACCCGGACCCACTGGACCAGGCCGCTGCTGGCCACCACCCGCCGGATCGCAGAGTCGGGGCGGATGCAGCGACATCTCGCCAACGGTCTCGCCCGGTTCTGGCGCGATACCTTAGCCGAGGGCTGGCCCGAACTGCGCTCGATCACCCATCAGGACATCGCCCACCGCGCGACAGCCATCGCCACCCACGGCGTCGGCCGGATGCTCGGTGCACTCCACCCCGACATGGATTGGGCAGGTGACGCGATCACTTTCGCCAAGCCGCGGGATGCCGAAATCGATGTCACCGGCCGGGACCTGGTCCTCACCCCCAGCGTGCTCAACTGGCCCGACGTCATCATCCAGGTCGACACCCCTGGGCAGTTCGTCCTCTACTACCCCGCCCAGCGGATCGGAGCCGACCGGGATCGCAGGTCCGGAAAGATCGCGCAAGTGGTCGGCAACGCCCGAGCGGCCTTGCTGGCAGACCTCGAAACCGCCCGGTCCACCGCGGAACTCGCCGCCCGAACCGGATACACCCCGGGCACCGTCTCCTACCACCTCAGCGCCCTGCGCCGCGCACGCCTCGTCACCAAGGTAAGAGACGGGCGCTACGTGTTGTACCAGCGGACCGCACATGCGGCAGGTCTGCTGGAAGAAGCTCGCGGCTAG
- a CDS encoding transposase: MPAPRKYPDELRERAIREVRTTGRPVAHVAKDLGIHKEALRQWVRQAEADHGERDDRLTTAERDELRQLRKENAELKRANEILKAASVFLPRRSTVPGRGRAGDRPPAQMDLGVDPVCRVLELSPSTYFARKNRPKSARRLRDEQLMPVIEEIHAESGGTYGARRITHALRRRGADAARCTVERLMAELGLEGVIRGRRRRIGRGALE, from the coding sequence GTGCCAGCACCACGGAAGTATCCCGACGAGCTGCGTGAGCGCGCGATCCGCGAGGTCCGCACCACCGGCCGGCCCGTCGCGCATGTCGCGAAGGACCTCGGCATCCACAAGGAAGCCCTGCGGCAATGGGTCCGCCAGGCCGAAGCCGACCACGGCGAGCGCGATGACCGGCTGACCACCGCCGAACGCGACGAGCTCAGGCAACTCCGCAAGGAGAATGCCGAGTTGAAGCGGGCGAATGAGATCCTCAAAGCCGCCTCGGTGTTTTTGCCCAGGAGATCGACCGTCCCCGGACGAGGCCGAGCAGGTGATCGACCACCTGCTCAGATGGACCTCGGGGTCGATCCCGTATGCCGGGTGCTGGAGCTGTCGCCGTCGACGTACTTCGCCCGCAAGAATCGGCCCAAGTCGGCCCGCCGGCTCCGCGACGAGCAGCTCATGCCCGTGATCGAGGAGATCCACGCCGAATCCGGCGGCACCTACGGCGCTCGGAGAATCACCCACGCGCTGCGGCGCAGGGGCGCGGATGCGGCCCGCTGCACGGTCGAACGGCTGATGGCCGAACTCGGCCTGGAAGGCGTCATCCGCGGGCGGCGGCGCCGCATCGGGAGAGGGGCGTTGGAATGA